GAGGATCGTTGCCCGTATCAACAAAAAGATAGCGTTTAATCAGGCCGACAATCCCCTGGGGCATAAATAGAAGGACAAGAATGATGATCAGTCCGTAGACAACAAGATGTCCGTAGGGAATATAGAGTTTCAGAAATTCACCGAGGACACCAAGGAGCACTGCCCCGACTACGGGTCCCCATGTTCCATACATGCCTCCAAGGAGAGCCATTGCCAGTGGAATGAGGGTATAGTTAGCATTGAAACTGCTTTCAGGGCTGACAAACCCTATCAACTGAGAGTTTGCTGCTCCAGCAATTCCCTGAACCATGGAAGTGACAACAAAGGTGAATACCAGAGTGGTATAAATGTTTATTCCACCTGACTTGGCGGTAACTTCATTGTCTCTGATAGCTGTAAGGGCAAAATGGTATCTACTTCTTTTGAAATACTCAGATAGCAGAATGACCAGGAGAGCCAGAATCAGCATCAGGGCATAACCCAGATTGGAATCTCCCTGAAACAGTGCACCCTGAAGAATTTTTCCGTTTGGTCCACCGGAAACAGACTTCCAGTTATGCATAATAATCTTGAAAATCTCACCGAATGCCATAGTTGTGATGGCAAAATACATGCCTCTCAACCTTAATACAGCAGCACCGATTACAGCGGCAACGATTCCTACAATGACTCCGGCCAGAACTATAGAGAGCAAACCGGGAATACCAAAATTAGCTGTAAGGATTACAGAGATATAACCACCCAGACCGAAGAGACCGGCCAGACCGAAAGA
This genomic window from Oceanispirochaeta sp. M1 contains:
- a CDS encoding branched-chain amino acid ABC transporter permease; the protein is MNKKNKSLALGFGILGIIIMILPFFAGPYARIIGRAVISYMILALSWDILIRSGQLSFGLAGLFGLGGYISVILTANFGIPGLLSIVLAGVIVGIVAAVIGAAVLRLRGMYFAITTMAFGEIFKIIMHNWKSVSGGPNGKILQGALFQGDSNLGYALMLILALLVILLSEYFKRSRYHFALTAIRDNEVTAKSGGINIYTTLVFTFVVTSMVQGIAGAANSQLIGFVSPESSFNANYTLIPLAMALLGGMYGTWGPVVGAVLLGVLGEFLKLYIPYGHLVVYGLIIILVLLFMPQGIVGLIKRYLFVDTGNDPLPEEKSATKKELSENE